The Polypterus senegalus isolate Bchr_013 chromosome 9, ASM1683550v1, whole genome shotgun sequence genome includes a window with the following:
- the ncapd3 gene encoding condensin-2 complex subunit D3: MELLENLTLLKINELSNVWVDTIWELDFTETEPLDPLLEAQITESGLDVFRNIYNGLLPFSTDNTPNTESIWTQFTKNNIQSNALVALLYHFVQLVQKSSCSVEQRQYAMNAAGLYFLLLEVPGSVANRIFHPVMFDKCLDTLKKSWPQENVSRGKRKKDTVKSSQNKTKGRKRTKPRQEEMEIEEESEDEDQQGNMCFSPNDLLKIREEIFLLLKTLLRLLSKLSLKDKPQCIQHCLQILIEVTHYEPVISQLAFFADPDVNKMKTLPELCYHGLRVLCSSMHGEGDRTVRRVFHQMLYVILMMSGGDGGSPSLLSITQNVVSAREQAVKFVSHMAKEMKENIIPVMRILLQHICTKVTDKAEYRTYAAQALAKLLCELPSANYASFIEWLYNFSHNTKSQYRVFALDASMALLENPELEMNETVDPEHARFLKHKFLIEEIIFRRCSDKAPVVRSRALTCFAQCLEHIASMSVDGFQDVFQKSSAKSMTDGAFSTIFPEHSEASSTAARQQQKSMGVFKSVELTKRTEAHIFDAMEVMDILKVRATDEKVNVRKSALQVLTNILKFGIASCCPEDLSILQDRCRDPAVSVRKQALLCLTDLLLTHSTNSVVQKAWLSGVVPVVLDSETSVQEKALECLEQLILQHIRNYSIQFENDPHQKLAWDLLSLLSGENQDLCRYLSKAFAIWSKKERFSSSFINSLISHTETDHSSAAWMLLAKVAGSAPKLNYGKLLEAWDDIVSEKEVLSSTTCHILCVIGHIAKHLNDDTKSRLIDDIKKCILSFRAPLVVISAAVDSLHKLGKSESSEETQTFLNEHCGEILSVCSSYLSSIILCEDGVEHIDEDLVVTHLFTLGEAALLCPAKVDKRIFLLVQSILASNVNLDADASVDTEEGIPASQPLSQFKTSSMPTTVRAHAFITLGKLCLQHEELAKKCIPALARELEVCEEIPIRNNVIIVMCDLCVRYTTMVDRYIPNVSVNLKDNDPFIRKQTLIMLTNLLQEEFVKWKGSLFFRFVSVLVDPDPSIASLGEFCLVHLLLKRNPIMFSQHFIECIFHFNNYEKHDKYNKFKQTQREKTMFSLQGAKNKERRMKIYKFLLEHFTDEQRFSITSKICHNVLACFVDGLLPLDSEGGDLLSDTFEVLGSKEIKLSVMRSKPGEDGQGDDDEMAMANAVMEVAQKKLISHVQKKNFIENVIPIIIVLKGMLEEKRIPALRDLMSYLREMMQDYRNEIQDFFTADKQLAAELEYDMKKYEEQLEKERQQEEENMASAPEPDADATAGTAAAIPKTPLPPVQDSPAVLVPRDVCVTPDSRSLVQQLENKSPHTLPRALPQPLRVTALLSRARPKSLSTDAILNSARKMTESIKKQRSQSIGAGGHIPYKENPDVNEAGSLQDQSASSQSSVHMRAISTPESTINNVTFGVGVSYICSSKSFSKSSVHGDGQSSEKSKKEILCLQSPDKPSPRPQQWNIESPLPQRQLTRSTRKKTPLRPTN; this comes from the exons GCAGTGTTGCCAACCGGATATTTCACCCAGTGATGTTTGATAAATGTTTGGACACTTTGAAAAAGAGCTGGCCCCAAGAAAATGTCAGCAGAGGAAAGCGTAAAAAAGACACTGTAAAAAGTTCccaaaacaaaactaaaggtAGGAAGCGGACCAAACCACGACAAGAGGAGATGGAG attgaaGAAGAATCTGAAGATGAAGATCAGCAGGGGAACATGTGCTTTTCCCCAAATGATCTGCTTAAAATCCGGGAGGAAATTTTTTTATTACTCAAAACTTTGCTGCGGCTTCTGTCCAAGTTATCATTGAAAGATAAACCTCAGTGTATTCAGCACTGTCTTCAG ATCTTAATTGAAGTAACACATTATGAACCCGTCATCAGCCAGTTGGCTTTTTTTGCTGATCC ggATGTCAACAAGATGAAAACCCTTCCTGAACTATGCTATCATGGCCTCAGAGTTTTATGTTCTTCTATGCATGGGGAAGGAGATCGG aCTGTGCGTCGTGTCTTCCATCAAATGCTTTATGTGATTTTAATGATGAGTGGAGGTGATGGAGGAAGTCCTTCCTTGCTGTCCATTACTCAGAATGTTGTCAGTGCCAGGGAGCAAGCAGTAAAATTTGTAAG TCACATggcaaaagaaatgaaagaaaacattataCCAGTGATGCGTATCCTTCTCCAGCATATCTGTACTAAG GTGACAGACAAAGCGGAGTATCGTACTTATGCAGCCCAAGCTTTAGCAAAACTTCTGTGTGAGCTGCCCTCTGCAAATTATGCTTCCTTCATCGAGTGGCTATACAACTTCTCTCACAACACAAAG AGCCAGTACAGGGTTTTTGCACTTGATGCTTCAATGGCTTTATTGGAGAACCCTGAATTGGAAATGAACGAAACAGTAGACCCAGAACATGCcagatttttaaaacacaaattccTGATTGAAGAAATAATCTTTAGGCGTTGTTCGGATAAAGCACCAGTTGTTCGCAGCAGAGCACTGACCTGCTTTGCACAATGTCTAGAACACATAGCTTCAATGTCAGTGGATGGTTTTCAGGATGTGTTCCAAAAGT cCTCTGCAAAGTCAATGACCGATGGAGCATTCTCTACAATATTTCCTGAACATTCAGAAG CTAGTTCCACTGCAGCACGCCAACAGCAAAAAAGTATGGGAGTGTTTAAGTCAGTTGAGCTTacaaagagaacagaagcacATATTTTTGATG caATGGAGGTTATGGACATATTAAAGGTTCGAGCAACAGATGAAAAAGTTAATGTGAGAAAATCAGCCTTGCAG GTGCTTACTAATATTTTGAAGTTTGGTATTGCATCATGTTGCCCTGAGGACCTTTCCATATTACAGGATCGATGCAGAGATCCTGCAGTTTCGGTCAGAAAACAAGCTTTACTTTGCCTCACTGACCTGCTTTTG ACTCATTCAACCAACAGTGTAGTGCAGAAAGCGTGGCTTTCTGGTGTGGTCCCTGTGGTGCTTGACAGTGAAACCTCAGTTCAAGAAAAAGCATTGGAATGTCTAGAGCAGTTAATCTTGCAGCACATCAGAAACTACAGCATACAGTTTGAGAATGACCCCCATCAAAAACTAGCCTGGGATCTTTTGTCACTTCTTAGTGGTGAAAACCAAGACCTGTG TCGCTACCTCAGTAAAGCCTTTGCCATTTGGTCCAAGAAAGAGAGATTTTCATCGTCCTTCATCAATAGTCTCATCTCTCACACGGAGACAGATCACTCAAGTGCTGCTTGGATGCTGTTAGCCAAAGTGGCAGGTTCAGCTCCTAAGCTTAATTATGGCAAACTGCTAGAAGCCTGGGATGATATTGTGAG TGAAAAAGAAGTGCTTTCTAGTACGACTTGCCATATTTTGTGTGTTATTGGGCACATTGCTAAACATCTCAACGATGACACCAAAAGTCGTCTAATTG ATGATATAAAGAAGTGCATCCTGTCTTTCCGTGCTCCTCTAGTAGTGATCAGTGCTGCTGTGGATTCCCTACATAAATTGGGAAAGAGTGAGTCCTCGGAAGAGACCCAG acctttctgaatgAGCATTGTGGTGAGATCCTCTCGGTTTGCAGTTCTTATCTTTCAAGTATCATTCTTTGCGAGGATGGTGTGGAGCACATTGACGAAGACTTAGTG gTTACCCACTTGTTCACTTTGGGAGAAGCTGCACTGCTGTGTCCTGCAAAAGTAGACAAGCGTATTTTCCTCCTAGTGCAATCAATCCTGGCATCTAATGTCAATCTGGATGCTG ATGCCTCCGTGGATACAGAGGAGGGTATACCAGCCTCACAGCCACTTTCTCAATTCAAGACTTCTTCTATGCCCACTACAGTGAGGGCACATGCTTTCATCACATTGG GTAAGCTCTGTTTACAGCATGAAGAACTTGCTAAGAAGTGCATTCCGGCATTGGCTCGTGAGCTGGAAGTGTGCGAGGAAATCCCCATCCGTAATAACGTTATCATTGTGATGTGTGACCTGTGTGTGCGTTACACTACTATGGTTGACCGCTATATACCCAACGTTTCTGTGAATCTGAAGGACAATGATCCTTTCATCCGCAAGCAAACCCTCATTATGCTCACCAATCTTCTTCAG GAAGAGTTTGTCAAGTGGAAAGGCTCATTATTCTTCCGGTTTGTCAGTGTGCTTGTTGACCCTGATCCCAGCATTGCCAG TCTTGGAGAGTTTTGCTTAGTCCACCTTCTGCTGAAGAGGAACCCCATTATGTTCTCACAGCACTTCATTGAGTGCATTTTCCATTTCAATAATTATGAAAAACATGACAAGTACAATAAATTCAAGCAGACACAGAG AGAGAAGACCATGTTTTCTTTGCAAGGAGCCAAAAACAAAGAGAGGCGCATGAAGATTTACAAGTTCCTGCTGGAGCACTTCACTGATGAACAAAGGTTTAGCATCACCTCCAAAATCTGCCACAACGTCCTTG cttgttttgtggaTGGTCTTCTTCCACTGGACTCCGAAGGCGGTGACCTGCTGTCAGACACATTTGAGGTTCTTGGCTCGAAAGAGATTAAACTGTCTGTGATGAGGTCCAAGCCAGGGGAAGACGGCCAAGGGGATGACGATGAGATGGCAATGGCTAATGCTGTTATGGAAGTAGCCCAGAAGAAGCTCATTTCACAC GTTCAGAAGAAGAATTTCATTGAGAATGTTATTCCCATTATTATTGTGTTGAAAGGCATGCTGGAGGAGAAACGGATTCCAGCTCTACGAGACCTCATGAGCTATCTGCGG GAGATGATGCAGGATTACCGAAATGAGATCCAAGACTTTTTCACAGCAGACAAGCAACTGGCAGCTGAGCTGGAGTATGACATGAAGAAGTACGAGGAGCAGCTGGAGAAGGAGAGACagcaggaagaagaaaacatggcTTCCGCACCAGAGCCAGACGCGGATGCTACTGCTGGTACTGCAGCTGCCATTCCCAAAACCCCTCTG cctcCAGTTCAGGATTCACCAGCTGTATTGGTGCCCAGGGATGTCTGCGTAACGCCAGACTCCAGGAGCTTGGTTCAGCAGCTTGAGAACAAATCCCCACATACCCTTCCCCGTGCCTTACCACAGCCACTGCGGGTCACGGCTCTGTTGTCTCGGGCCAG GCCAAAGTCACTGAGCACAGATGCCATCTTGAATTCAGCTAGGAAGATGACAGAaagtattaaaaaacaaaggagccaAAGCATTGGTGCAGGTGGCCACATTCCTTACAAAGAAAACCCAGATGTAAATGAAGCAG GATCCCTGCAGGACCAGTCTGCAAGCAGCCAGTCATCTGTTCACATGAGGGCGATCAGTACCCCAGAAT CAACAATTAATAATGTGACGTTTGGAGTGGGAGTGAGTTACATCTGTAGTTCAAAGTCATTTTCAAAGTCGTCAGTACATG GAGATGGGCAAAGttcagagaaaagcaaaaaagaaattctCTGTCTGCAGTCACCCGACAAACC GTCCCCACGGCCACAGCAGTGGAACATTGAATCGCCATTACCTCAAAGGCAGCTGACCAGAAGCACAAGAAAGAAAACTCCTTTAAGGCCAACAAACTGA